The segment aattcatttctactcatttttggcttaatgagcCCCTGTACTATTACCTGACATactcgtttttgtttttgttttttaaattaatttctgttcattttttattgaattattcCTTTTCAAGAGACAAATATTTCATATCTTTTTTCTATTAGATTCCAGAGTTTTtactttgatcttttttttttcactcttcacttttcattaaaaaacttgttccgTATGTTCTccattaacaaatactatctgtaagggaaaaaaaacaagtttttcatctaaaagtaaggagcaacatcaaccCTTAAAAAgtactgaaattattacgtatataaaaggggttgcctcctcctcaagacctcgctctttactctaaagttttttgtatagaattttaaaacaaagcttactgttctaattaaacagtaaTTGTGCTTCAGgaattattcttaaagaattaggacaaacagtaaaaacttaagcgtaaagtgCAAGGTCTTGTGGAGGGGATAAATCCtttaatatgcgtaataatcattgttcgtttaaaattttgatgtcactccttactttcagttgaaaaaacttgtttttctttaattttatttttgactggtTTTAATAATACGGAAGATCCGGCTCTCTCTCCGTGAAAAATCCCAGTACTTGTGTACTATACGCCACTCGctcaagtttacgatgtgtaaaactcgagaaaaaaccgattttttgttagtttcttaattactttacaaacaaatttgggctatatatttgcacattggggggggggtatctgcatgcaaaatttgtaaggtacaattattctgcctATTATTAAGTAAGAATTCCTTTCTGATTTCAAACTGTCTAAATAttttatcccctccccccttatgcacaaatatatagccaaattaTACATTTCCCATATATTCTGCCACTTGTCTTTGTCTAGTCTtgtgctaagctgaaagaaactaacgaagaaactgaAGTTTTCTTCTCAAGTTGTAcatagcgtaaacttgagtgagtggcgcatattacacaagtaccaaaattccttatcccaacggaaattaaaataaacagaactcAAATAACATTCTCAAAATTGaaaagcttcattttcaatGGGGGGTATTTATCCTGGGTATTTTCCGCGAGGGATTATTTTCCAGGGGAGGGTTAATACCTAGAACCAAGTGCTCCAAGAAACCGGGGAATTTCATACAGAGAAACTGGAAATAGCTTTCAGAGAGTATAAGACCCCAAGATCACGTGGTTGCAGTTTGTTGACATATTTGGAGGCAAAGTTAATATGATCACATGGTAATCTGACAAGTATTGGTGAAATTAAGCTTCCAGATGCTGAAACACAGGCAAGAATCGTCACAGTTTGTCATCTATTTGCAGAAGTTGCTTTTCCCACTGGACATGATCCTATCTCAGCAACAATCTCGAGTGGCCTCTGTTTGGTGTTCTAGGTATTCTCATCCATACTCCATATGCTGTGGGAAAAGAAAGTTGTGCGTGGTAATAACACCAGGCATAATGAGGCATAGTTTCAGGCATAATGAgccttttgtcaaaatttaatcttttactatataagtttcatttgcAAGGGGTATTAAAGACATTTTAAACATGAAATTGTCCATTTTCTTAGATCGATGTAACAGACAGAAATATCACGAGAATTTTAATAGCAGCTCTAGAAGCACTAAATCTTAACTTCATCGAGTAAAAGAGCCCCTGACTGTCCATTGGGACGGTAAACTTGTACCggatgttttaaaaaatgaacaatatGAGCGAATAGCTATTGCAATTTCATATGGCGAAAAGCAACAGTTGCTGGGAGTTCCTGTAACAGCAAACAACTCTGGTGGGGAGCAAGCCGTATATGAATAACTACATGAATGGAGTCTTCCCAACACCGTGAAAGCGATGTGCTTTGACACTTCAGCATCCAACACGCGAGAATTCAAAAGAGCATGTGTCATTGGAGCAAACGTTCAGAAGAGTTGCTATACCTAGCTTGCTGTCATATCTTGGAAATTCTGTACGACACAAATATAGGATCAACTACTTGGCCTCACTTAGACATTTTACGACATTCCTAACAGGGTAGCCCAAGATACACAAAGGAAAACAGGACACAGGTATCAGTGACAATCTAGTACAAAAGCAGCAAACTCGAGAAGTAATTGCAAATGTTACAGCTGAATTCGAAACCAAATTAATTTAGAGCCGCCCCAGGGATGACTATAAGGAGGTATTTCAGTTGCCTCTGGTATTTACTGGATCTTTATACGGCAATGTTGTGGGTTTTAGAACTCCAAAAGCCATTCATTACGCTAGGTGGATAGCAAAGGCCAATTACGGCTTTAAAATGTTCATTTTTGCGGTCAATTTAGGATGTCTGAAGAAGAGCAAAGTTCTGCGCGTGCCATATCTgcttttttagtaaaaatttactGCGAAGCTTCGTTCAATTATTCCAAAAGCCCATCTTGCACCGAAGCAAGGTTTAGGTATTTTACACAACCTGCTAGACTATAAAGAATTTGACAACAGCATTGCAGAAATAGCCCTGACCAAATTTTTGAACCATTTGAATGCAGAGTTGGTGGGATTATCTTTTTTTCCATCCCCACCATTACAGACAGCGGAAAATTGTTAATGGCTAATAAATTGCTCGGTGCCACCGATGAAACATCAGAGCACACTAGAGTTGTAAATCCTAAAGTcgggaaagaaaaattaaaacaggtaATTTATGGAGGACTGGTAAATTTACAAACAATTGACATTCTTTGACcgatttaatataaaaacagaTTTACTAACAGCCAAACACTTGGCCTCAAGATTATGGCTTCCAAGAAGGATTGAAAATTGTCAAACAATTATAAGGAGTTGacgatattaaattaaaaaaaaaaaaactttaacaacTTTCAGACAAAAGATAAAGGCCAAAAGCAATACATTCTGATGTTTCAAAAACTACTTTAACAAAAGCTCTAGTATAGCAATGTAAAATTATCAACTCATGATTGTACTACGTCTGTATCATTTCCGTGTCTGTTCTGTGTGTATTATATAAGtgacttttatattttaaaataaaaaatgtcattaGAATTATtagtattactttttttaattatatttccgctttaaactaaaaaatataccacaaaataaattatcagttaacaacaaaaaacacaaagtgcGTTCCTAGTGGTATAAGGTCACATTTCTGGGGCTAAATACTGTTGTAAACCGGTTTGACTTTAAATAACAACAATTAAGTATAGAatatgaattttggagaacaataTTGGCTTTCTTTTGAGGTATTAGGtgggtttttattatttaccgtTCTGGAGTTATGGTTCTTTGAGCGACGAGCGGCACGGGTTAACGTCATTTAATCGAACTCAAATTTCGGCTATCTAAATATCTGGAAGACAGACAAAATTCCGAAATTTGTTCCTCTCTTTACGAGATCCGGTCACCCTAGTATCCAAGGCTGTCAAAGAACATATATAGAATTTTTGAGGAATTCTACTCCAATAGGAGCGCCTTAGCTTCGCCTCGAGTTAAACTGAGATAGACGGGTGCAATCGCCTCAATTGACCAAACCAAACCAGTTGACGTTCGCATTCGCTTTGAttcagaccaaattaaataatGAATGACAGTGAAATAGTGATTGGACTATTGGATAGTTTAGTTGATGAAGATTATGAACGTGGAAGGCGAAATAAAGCTCATTCGCGTCGCAGAATACTCTCAAGTGAGAGTGATAGTGATCATAGAACAAATAGTGGCTCTCGGAGCCCAGAGTTTCAAACTCATGCTCGATATGGCTCTCGGAGCCCTCAAATTAGTTCTAGGAATGACAAATCTAGCTCTCGGAGCCCACAAATAGGTTCTAGAACCATAAGAACTGGCTCTGTGAGCCCCGTAAAAATCCATGACAAAAATCGGAAGGCTTCTCCGGAAAAGCGAAAaggtaaaagattaaaagaaaacacgTCAAATGACTCTCTATTCAAAAAGATTTCTGAGGAACGTTCTGGTAACAAAGAGGGTCCCAAGATCcataaaaaacttgccaaagttGCAAATAGAGCTTTCTCCGAGCCTTTGGAAATAGGGAAGCTAAAAGATTTATTTGAGCGCCACCCTAGGCCTGCGAATACAGATAAAATTGTTGTTCCCAAGGCGAATAGTGAGATTTGGGCCACTCTCTCAGCACGTGCTAAGCAGAGGGATGCTAAGGCACTTCAAGTGCAGCGGACAATTGTTCACTCAATCTTTTGTGTTTTAGAGGCAGTAAATGATGTTCTTGAGCTCGAAAATGAGCATATCAAAGAAAAGGTTGTTAAAAACCTAACAGATGCAGTTCACATGCTTGGCCTCACCAATTATGATTTAAGTCTAAAAAGACGCCATGCGATGAAATTCGAGTTGAGCCCAGATCCCATGGTGGCATCCGCTTTATGCGCTCCCGAAGTCAAAGTCACGGAGTTTCTTTTTGGCAAAGATGTTGCAAAAACAACGTCCAAAGCCAAATCCGTGGCggatttgaaaaaatcatttggaaGACCAAAAAACGTGCAAGGGGGGGCCTACCGTTATCGCCGATGGCAGAACGAGGCTCCCCGTCCATTCTATCGAAAAAAGCAGAACCAGGACCGTCAGGAGAGGTCGAAATTCCAGAACTTTCAGAAAAGGGATCGCAAATAGGTGGTATGAACCATTTAACATACCCTGACCTTGAGttttatgattttgttgtaaatttcaATAGGCAGTCCAAACATTTGGTTGATAATTTTAAAGCAGGGAGAATTAGTAAGTTTATCTCAAAATGGCAATCAATAACAagtgatttgaatattttgaatattgtggCTTCAGGCTATAAGATTGAATTCGAGAAAAGGCCATTAAAAGCTTtggtaacaaaaaacaaaagtttaacgCCTGAAGAAATGCAGGCTATACGAAAagaagtttatattttattgcatAAAGGAGTTATTATTAAAGTAC is part of the Artemia franciscana chromosome 1, ASM3288406v1, whole genome shotgun sequence genome and harbors:
- the LOC136026211 gene encoding uncharacterized protein LOC136026211 is translated as MNDSEIVIGLLDSLVDEDYERGRRNKAHSRRRILSSESDSDHRTNSGSRSPEFQTHARYGSRSPQISSRNDKSSSRSPQIGSRTIRTGSVSPVKIHDKNRKASPEKRKGKRLKENTSNDSLFKKISEERSGNKEGPKIHKKLAKVANRAFSEPLEIGKLKDLFERHPRPANTDKIVVPKANSEIWATLSARAKQRDAKALQVQRTIVHSIFCVLEAVNDVLELENEHIKEKVVKNLTDAVHMLGLTNYDLSLKRRHAMKFELSPDPMVASALCAPEVKVTEFLFGKDVAKTTSKAKSVADLKKSFGRPKNVQGGAYRYRRWQNEAPRPFYRKKQNQDRQERSKFQNFQKRDRK